From a region of the Calliphora vicina chromosome 4, idCalVici1.1, whole genome shotgun sequence genome:
- the Atx-1 gene encoding ras guanine nucleotide exchange factor Q: protein MSNDEYKTSLLNYNRYYFGQPTTNNNNNYCSNNSSSIYQTVFPAKRSDKNSQTTPSSQKPTYQTDDVNDNNNNNNNSNNTDKRVIDSQFVPMNLITNTGLDLSHSIRKPTFTNYYNNESLTYHNNSYVSSPSSSTSASIDVENDDDDDHNDDSGDRIMSPVSIPSHHQQKPLLNDTRNPSQSAFTNMELTAGSIPSGFPLNYQQLYANNAALYGAPVMFSGAIHAAHASYMAGLPLHAALSPNENYLKAIQACGIYSHTALAPPPPPPPASSSASVNPSLISMKSSSLHNTTGSSMMALAPSSQPMGISKSPQQHHHQHQQQQQQHYSPNIASSGSIAEVEQQKKDYHVSPLNSQTALRLSASGSGNGNSSGTYLNDKVNERLTSVDATKDSHFKVPNGKEGSLKHRILRPPSNSECATEPNKTPVMRTYSTNSNFKKGNYIELSNGALRRVEDMRTEDFIQCAERSPHHQLAESTVVKINTSLPTTAVITFSYDRNRSKVDMEVSFDHPFFVYGQGWASCNPEMSMKMFGLKCQRLQVGDICISLTKREQPRQSTPPVAVPHTTQNSSLSQLNEALNYQRRHALAVSSPNAANLKSPSLPTMSATTEMPYAATMNAHAFSIPVPQPNHHLQQQQQQQHHHHQVQQQAYAEMAKLMSSYAYAKGLPQLPHEQLKEVVMDAALLQNLPPKMMSAFYQNQIFQLAQQQQQHQQQQEHLRQTELKHNQQRVTNAHYNMPTSLNSSHSPQPTDLENNHHSQQQPPQTQPLDVTMSRKRRWSAPENMFDDDESDTQPPRNGSSPATARS, encoded by the exons ATGTCAAATGATGAATACAAAACATCTTTGCTGAATTATAATCGCTATTATTTTGGTCAAcccacaacaaacaacaacaacaactattgcagcaacaacagcagcagcatatATCAAACAGTATTTCCAGCTAAACGAAGTGATAAAAACTCTCAAACAACTCCCTCATCCCAAAAACCTACATATCAAACGGATGATGTtaatgacaataacaacaacaacaacaatagtaaCAACACAGATAAACGTGTTATAGATTCCCAATTTGTGCCTATGAATCTAATAACAAATACGGGTTTGGATTTAAGTCATTCCATAAGAAAACCAACATTTACAAACTATTACAACAACGAATCATTAACTTACCACAACAACTCATATGTCTCATCGCCCTCTTCGTCCACCTCAGCTTCAATAGACGTAGAAAACGACGACGACGACGACCACAACGACGATAGTGGTGATCGGATTATGTCCCCCGTAAGCATTCCATCCCACCACCAGCAAAAACCACTTCTAAACGATACTCGCAATCCCAGCCAAAGTGCCTTTACCAATATGGAATTGACAGCGGGCTCAATACCCTCCGGATTTCCGCTCAACTACCAGCAACTATATGCCAATAATGCGGCTCTCTATGGAGCTCCCGTTATGTTCTCTGGTGCCATACATGCTGCTCATGCCTCCTATATGGCGGGACTACCGCTACATGCGGCTCTCTCGCCCAATGAAAACTATCTTAAGGCCATACAAGCCTGTGGCATCTACAGTCACACAGCTTTAGCgccaccaccaccacctccACCCGCATCTTCATCAGCTTCTGTCAATCCTTCGTTAATTTCCATGAAATCCTCATCACTGCACAATACCACAGGTTCATCAATGATGGCGCTGGCGCCCTCCTCACAGCCTATGGGTATTTCCAAATCAcctcaacaacatcatcatcaacatcagcaacaacagcaacagcactATTCGCCGAATATAGCAAGTAGTGGAAGCATAGCGGAAGTTGAACAACAGAAAAAGGATTATCATGTATCGCCATTAAATTCACAAACAGCATTGAGATTAAGTGCAAGTGGCAGCGGTAATGGCAATAGTAGCGGCACCTACCTGAATGATAAAGTGAATGAACGTTTGACAAGTGTCGATGCCACAAAAGATTCGCATTTCAAAGTGCCAAACGGCAAAGAAGGTTCGCTTAAACATCGCATTTTACGACCACCCAGCAATAGTGAATGTGCAACGGAGCCAAATAAAACTCCTGTAATGAG AACCTATAGtaccaattcaaattttaagaaaGGAAACTACATTGAACTCTCTAATGGAGCTTTACGCAGAGTTGAAGATATGCGCACCGAGGATTTCATACAATGTGCAGAACGTAGTCCACATCATCAACTGGCCGAGTCCACTGTAGTTAAGATCAATACTAGTCTGCCCACAACGGCTGTGATAACATTTAGTTATGATAGAAACCGATCAAAG gtTGATATGGAAGTATCATTCGATCATCCATTCTTTGTATATGGTCAAGGTTGGGCCTCGTGCAATCCCGAAATGTCTATGAAAATGTTTGGTCTAAAATGTCAACGTTTACAGGTCGGCGACATTTGTATATCGTTAACAAAGCGAGAACAGCCCAGGCAATCAACACCACCGGTAGCTGTACCGCACACAACACAGAATAGTTCATTGTCCCAATTAAATGAGGCTCTAAACTATCAGAGAAGACACGCTTTGGCGGTGTCTAGCCCCAATGCAGCTAATCTTAAATCACCCTCATTGCCAACTATGAGTGCAACAACGGAAATGCCTTATGCTGCCACAATGAATGCTCATGCTTTCTCAATACCTGTACCACAGCCAAATCATCAtctgcaacaacagcagcagcagcaacatcatcaCCATCAAGTACAACAACAGGCTTATGCCGAAATGGCCAAGTTAATGTCTTCCTATGCCTATGCTAAGGGTCTGCCACAACTGCCTCACGAACAGCTAAAAGAAGTTGTTATGGATGCTGCCTTGTTGCAAAATTTACCACCAAAAATGATGTCGGctttttatcaaaatcaaattttccaattagcccaacagcagcaacagcatcagcagcagcagGAACACTTGAGACAAACAGAACTGAAACATAATCAACAAAGAGTAACAAATGCTCATTATAATATGCCTACCAGCCTGAACAGTAGTCATAGTCCCCAACCCACCGATTTGGAGAACAACCATCATAGTCAGCAACAACCACCCCAAACTCAACCTTTGGACGTTACCATGTCACGTAAAAGACGCTGGTCTGCTCCCGAAAATATGTTCGATGACGATGAGTCAGATACTCAGCCACCTCGCAATGGATCATCACCCGCCACTGCCAGATCGTAA